The Artemia franciscana chromosome 2, ASM3288406v1, whole genome shotgun sequence genome segment AACTtggaaaggggctcattcgactggaaattgaaagggctagtgtcctttttaatagccgaaagtgattggagggcagccagcccCCTCCCAAGTCCATCATTAACCTAAACACACTCGTtcaaagcgcaaattatgttttggtcttgagaaggcacggAGGTTTTTAGTCCTAGTCATGTTAACTTtctctcgttttgagtttgacttggttatttatagtaatttttgttcggtttgagtttcatttattcattggtATTGATTCGCggtaattttacgcttggatggttatttgactttatttctgataatttttggCTTAGTAGAGCTCTTTGCTTttcgttgaaaaacttgttttgtggaaaaagttttttttttaagttaatgaaACAGTtagttgtaacgaactgtagtaaggagcgacccggctcaatagtaaccaaaacactaaaagatggaattgtgataccaataggtacatcaaaagaatctagttttaatgctgattttcaatatataagtttcatcaagattagttttacccatcaaaagttatgagcctgagaaaattggcctcattttagaaaatagggggaaacatcccctaaaagtcgtacaatcttaacaagaatcacaccatcagattcagcggatcagagaaccttgtagaagtttcaagctcctatatacaaaaatgtggaatttagcattttttgccagaagacaaatcacagatgcgtgtttatttgttttttttttttttttttttcccaggggtgatcgtgtcgattcagtagtcctaaaatgtcgcaagggCGACCCAGAATTAAATCGCAAGAGCGAACCTGGAGcgccattctaacggaaattaaaagttctagtgccctttttcagtgaccgaaaaaattggggggcacctaggccccctcccacgctaattattttcccaaagtcaacggataaaaattatgagagaGCCTTTTTATccaccgtagtcgaaaaaccttataactatgtctttggggacgacttactcccccacagtctccgtgggagcagctacaagttacaaactttgaccagtgcttacatatagtaatggttattaccaggttcgaaccttggttccaggttccaggttcaaaccttggcttaaagaatgtaaaaactacaaaaaaactaaaaactaataaaaaaacttaaaaaactaaaaaactgaaaaaaaatataaaaaggtaaaaaactaaaaaaaactaaaaactaaaaagaaaaaaaactaaaaaaaggaaaaaactgaaaaataaaggagaaaaataaaggagaaaaagaaaactaaaaaaatataaataaaactaaaaaaaactaaaaaaaggtaaatactacaaaaaaaactaaaaagaaaaaagaaaaaaactaataaagctgaaaaaaggtaaaaaccaaaaagagaaactgaaaagaaacttgttatcaaaaaatggaatgagctaaaaattgaagttttaatatGTGCTAAAAATAGAATTCAAGGTATGAGCCCAACAGCCTAAGTATAATATTCTCTATATCtgataataaatacaattttttttggtttttaacctAAAAACTGGtaacaataaaatttacaatGATAGAAAGTTTGCTAAAACTTATAGCCTACTCAGTATTCAAAAAGAAGGAAGTACCGCCCAACAGCTTCATCTTCCCTGTGTCTAATAATAAAGAtgagattttgttttcaataaaaaatcagCTAGTATAACagaccagagaaaaagaaataatacagACGCAAATGACAAACAAAATACTAAATAACCCTTTTGGATTATCCCATTTTACGCAACAGACTAAAATTTCACCAAGAATTCCTTCAAAGGTTTCTCAATTTTCCGTAAATCCTTCCATAAAGAGAAATATTAGTGTATACAtaagaagatgaaaatttttgttagcataataaaattttcaacgCAGGAAATACGAAATTCACTTATGATGTTTTTCCtagtaaaaaggaaaattccCGTCTCCAAGATGAAAGTTGacatttctaaattttcttcaaaaggAACCAGAAGGTTGCTTTCTCATACAATAGAAGGAAGAATTATTCCATGGAAGGGAAATCAGGGCTTCTAGGGATATATGAAAACAAAGCTTTTACAAAACAGCTGTGTATCAGAATATTTATTCTCATGCATAGTAAACTATTCATACTtgcaaaagaaataagaaatgaTAATGAAAGTAGCATGCAAAATGGGTATGTATTTCCCTTAggatatgtaaatatatataaatagtatactatttaaatatataaatagtaaataaattttatacgaGGGGACCACGTGTTTCTTTTGGGACACCGCAATAATTTTCCAACttggatttttttaattttttttaataattctcttATCCCGAAAAATATTGTCTTTCATGTAGCTTTATTTTCAAACtgtcgtgtttatttttttattattattgttttttttacaaattactgATATTAAATTTCTGCACATCGTCTAAGATGGATCTTTTACTGTAAATCGTATCAAGGGCAACTCTATGGCATTGCCCATAGTAAAGGtcatacggctccaatgtttcattatttatctttttcccagaggcatTTCATATGGAATGggtcgtcgtataaacttcaaagggaacccattcgatttgaaatctggagttctagtgtccttttaaagaGACAAAGCTGATCAGAGGGAGAATAGCCCCTACGacctttttttcctcaaatgtaTTCgacttaaaaatagttcaaagatcatataacaaaactctGGGATCGACACCTACCCCAATGGTTGGGGACAGGTGTGGTAATTTttgccctgggggcaaataaggtGCTTATAGAAGGAACGCTCatttaaacttcagagagggcctagttggttggaaattaaaagttgcagTTCtccttttgagagtcaaaagaaatCGGTACCAGTTCCCCTCCCCACAatcccttttcccccaaacccagcggataaaattttttaagacaaacagcaataaaaagaaataatactcAATGAAAAGACAACAAAGAGACTGTGGCCAGTagagtgattaaataaaaaaaagctagttcTTTAACTGCAAgtgaggagtgacattaaaacttaagacgaacagaaacttTTCCGTATATGGAAgcggttgtcccctcctcgacaccccactttttacactaaagtttaactcgTTGTcacaattccactttttaaaacaataaaactttagcgtgaagagcgaggcgttgaggaagggataacccctctcatatgtggaataacttctgttcgttttaaattttaatgttgctccttacttgcagttacaaaaactggtttttttatttcatttctgaaagtttttgagttaatgTATGTTTCATTTTGGCTACCGCACAtggataaataaaacaaaatttgcatattaactttttttcggCAAAGTGGGTTTCTAGGAgttttatcagacgattttgataagaaagaaGTGGGGGAGAAGGCATAGTTTCcgtccaatttttggttacttaaaaatgtagctagaacttttaatttttttacgaatgtttttattagtaataaatatatgcaacttacgaattaatttacgtaacgaactttcatatttgtatatttttatttcgtatatgaggtggttcgCCCTGTCGTCAATAATTCTGGATATGGTCTTGATCTGAATACATCAATGTCTTTCATGTAAATCATAAGTCTGGCTCttgtaattttcagtttttattcttaatccttttttgttttggttaatTTCAGCCCAACCTTTTAGTTAATTACCTTAtagttaatttttgttaattaataaatattagttaaccttttagttaatttttggtTAGTTTGAAACCAAACCTTTTTGGTTAGGTTTTGGTTGATTTCTTGGTATCATTTGTCTCGTCTGTTTTTGTTACAATCTCTACGTCTTTTTAAGCTGTTAGCTTTGTGTAACAAAGCTTACAACTCCGGAGGCCATATGTTAATGatagattaaaaaataacttttattttattaaaaaaattaaaagattaatttttccTCATATGAGAACATAAAATTTAAGTAATATGAGGAAGCTGCCAACTACCAAAGAATCCTGGCACCTGGCTTCTCGAAAACAGCTCCATGTATTTTCAGGAAATTTGGTTTCCTGGGATATTCTCGCCTAAAAAAACGATCTATATTGGTCAGGAGTTCAATAGATTTCGTTAAGagcatatattttgttttttgcaaaTGACGCCGTGTACTTATTCTGTCTTTGTAAATGAGCAATAACcgaatattgtatatttatttatttttctcgaaaacggctcaatattttttctggaaaatttgtATCTCGAGATTTTCTGGCCTATAGAAACGGTTTAGGCAGCTCTAAAGTTTGAGAAAActtgttaagagccttaattttggaaaaatttacgtaaatgacgtcatatttatgacACATACGACATTAAAAAAGGAACATAGCTAAGTGTAATTAGTCTGTTTATAAAAGGTGTTTTAAGTAACTTCATGATGCAAAGAATAAGTAGACCAAATAAAGAGAGTAATTATAATACTTAGAGGATAAATCAATAACCTAGACCATCAACGAATAAGTAGAACAAATAAAGAGAGTAATCATAATACCTAGAGGACAAATCCAGAAAATAGACCATCAAACGTGAAAATACGAATCCGTTCTGACCAATCCGGTTAGCTAAGGCAAAGGGTATTGAGAAAAAGTCTAAggtaatgataaaaaaaattcggaaAATGAAATATACAGTCAGAATACTTACATCACCCCAATAAGGAAatgtatttcggaaaaatatgataaatgaCTGGCAACGAAAACAATCTATATAGGTCAGGACCTTAaggaagaatttgtatttttcccagggtggttgTAACGAACCTGTGGTGACGTCAAGACGTCAAGAAAAGGCTAGGGTCTGTGATTAGAAGAAAAGTGacaatgaatatatatatatatatatatatatatatatatatatatatatatatatatatatatatatatatatatatatatatatatatatatatatatatatatatatatatatatatatatatatatatatatatatatatctatatagaAGGCTGCCGAGGACCGTGGCCAGAGGCGAAGTTGCCAGGTTCCCGGCAGCTTCGCATTCCGGTATTTTCACTAGcacaatcttttttttcaagtatagCACGCCATCTATATTACTAAACTTTTACTCGGAATAAGCAAAAGAGGGGaatggaccccccccccagaagcGCCATACTGTACCCGACGACATTCAGTTACCCGCAAATTGCAGGGAATAGGTCAGGGGGTCCTTACACTTCCCTGGCTCCTGGGTGATTTCAGTATTCTCTGATGACTATTTGCTCCATCCCCCGCCACACTCATTGGACTACACTCTGTGACTTTCCATCTGAATCGGACCGCCTACTCATTTTGCTTACTGCGTTAGAGGCAATTTCATTCCGAAAGGGAAATGAGCAGCGTGAAGCCAGACTTGGCTTATAGCCTCGTTTTGAACTTTGTCTTCTGAGCAATCCAAGTGGGTAACAAGTATGATGAAATAGTGGCGAAGGTATTGAAGTATTTTAAAACTGATATGCTGACGAAGGCAAAGGATGAATTATGGCAGGTAACCGCTATGTCTACTAATTCTACATGTCGCGTTAAGCCCCAGGACATAGTTGCTGATCTAATAAGAGCAATCCGGATTTATGACGAGAAGAGTCCTCCCCAAGTTTGTAATCCAAGAGCCTGACGAGTTACCATACTCTGTGGCTGTAGGAGGCTACAGCCACACTGACTCGTCAGGTCAATGAGCTTCATTCTACTATGGACGATCTTATTGGATACCTAAGCTTCTTTAGATCAGCACAAAATAGGGCTAGTGTGACTTTCGGTGCAAAAGCAACAAACCCTCCGGATACAGCAAAACCTTCTTGCTCTGTGATTCTCAAATAACCTCCAAAAGGACTCAAAGGGCCTGACAGTCACAAAGAGTATCTTGAGGGCCATGCTAGTAATTGCTGCACCCATATAGTGAACCTGAGGCCTCTTAGTAAAGAATGGTGCGTGATACTTGATGACAAAGACGCAGCAAAGTCTCTTACTGGAGCGCTAAACAGTGCTACAGTCACTGATACTCGGCTGAAGACTCTCACTCATTGTGGTATTACAAGACATTCCCAATGAGATCTTGCCGAACGATCTATGTTCAATGATTAGGAATTACATGAAAGGTGAGAGAATTCGATTAATTTGGCTCATACAAGCTTGTCTTTGAAAGTCAGGACAACTTACAAGTAGTAATGAACAACACTATAACTTTGGGCTATAAGCGCTTCCGAATAGACATGTGTCAGTATTTGCCGATGGGGTGTTTTCAGTGCCAAGAGTACGGTCACGTTGCTAAAGACTGTAGAAGCACTAATCGCTGTTCCCGTTGCAGGAGCAATCATGCGAACAATAAAGATGAATCCTGCATAGCTGCACTGAAGTGTGCTCTCTAAAGCAAACAGACCATTTTGCTGCAGTTTTAGTGTTAAGTGTCCTGCCGGCAGAAAGCTTATGATGATGAACACtctatatgtgttcgaaatacccagttaaaaattttatatttgttcactgtcgattcaaaggttttatccctattttgcACTGTTAGGGGAGAGGTGGGAACAGTGGCGCACTTTCAGGTCAAAGCATCGTAACTTtggcaaatattaacatttttggACGATTTTTAAACTGTTGTGCAGGCAGTTTATTATTCTACACTGGTGATTTATTTCACATTTCTTCTTTGAACCGGTTTTTTGATGGAGTCATGTTTTCTGACAGCCACTTTTTGCGCCATTGTTGCCGACTAGGCGGGAACTATGGCGCACCCCATCTGGAACAGTGGCGCAATCAAACTGCTAAGATGAATACTTCGTTGAATGAGTAAGGAagtacaaaataatgaactgaAAATACCTAAAAGATGAATACTTCGTATAATTAGtaaggaaataaaaaactagatctacgtttcatgggcaacgtgaggtgttgtggcaacctttgctcggcttcgccgagtaaagtgttgcgagagcaacactttggttttgtttcctcgctgcgactaaacgctgaagttgttaatctgtaaggatgctaaaatacatactaggtacaccaactcgcaaaagttgcaaactcctcattgctaaagatgattgtagccttacagccgattattacttacaagtcccctacatgtcttaccactggaaccaaattggtcttaccatcaaatacaacggaaacaaaaaataggtacaccaactagtaagagttgcgaacccctcattgccgaggatgattatgagctaacagccgactgttgcttacaactcccctatatgtctcacaattggtatcggcctatttttggtttcagtgtgtaccttactactgaagttgtcaacccctttaaactttcaaactggtatatttcatgaaggaatttttgtacaaaaaaatggatgacatatactttgatcagctcatcaaaagctatcgactgccgtcagaaaaaaatccatctgtcttagttcaaaagttgacttttttgccgtaggccaactttctaacgtcatcacttaaaaaggagcaaaggataaactctaatttctttagcaatgagagaacttttaaagtttaagaggcacatctgataccatttctctaccgcaatcccaagtgcgaaaaaccgaatgataaactcagccaaaatcacggcagcactttcggacccgtgggaaaatgtcgcttttttgcttctctaaatttttctatttatcactcaaagaagatatattggctgtggggcagggtaactgtcgcatatatttaacaattatagattttagtccatcttcaatttgaaactggtgcctgcctgcttgcctgctagaacggagctttccactcgaaagcagaagcatggtttgatgaaacgaaagcttggctgcataacttcagatagtcctctctgacatatgctatacaactcctcttcacttcacacactataggctctggctcaaggacaagcaaaaaccatcctttttggccccaggcaagagttctacgaagctttccaaaatgtaaagtcatattcatcaatccggcctaaggtccacactttccgtaaaaaccgcagaggttagacccttaccactttctagcaataagctgaaatcggggtgctaggaacaaaaaaaacaaaaaaaaacacgacaaaaccaaagtgttgctctcgcaacacaataatgaactgaaaataaaagaagaaggcaCACTAGTTAATATTTTAAGCAGTCAGGTCAATGGGGAAGACCAGTTGCTCCGCCAAATGTAATTTTCACTGGTCCTGATGAACTTGTAGAAAGGAACCATTCTCTTAATATACATGAGCTCAATGTCAAAGCTGGACTCAGAGAGGACTTCGCCCACGgagtaaattttgttctttttgatcTCCCCCTCGCAAACAAGAACATAATCTCCAAAACGGACTTCATCGTCACACAAAAAATCGTTTTGGTCTTCAAGGCCACAGTGGAGGCTTTCATCACTATCACAGCTATTATTGCCTTTTGTGGCAGAGTCACCAAAGTCATCATCAGACAAAGAATCAGAAAACAGGGTCTTTACATGACTGTTTCTCTTGAAATTGCGGTCAAATTTAGCAAAGTATCCAACAGCACTGCCCTTTTTCTTAGGTTGGACATCCTGTTTTTTTTGGCACTGGCTTTTGGACAACGGCTTTCTTTGTCTTGGGGTTAATCTTAGAAGTCTTGGCCTTTTTCTTTGCCTCCCTTTCCATGAATTCTTTCTCTAAAGCATCTTTCACTGGGGTATCCGTGGCAATGATGGTTTTCTTCCTCTTCCGAGGTCCCTCTGGCAGGTTCCTGGGGGGCGCTCTTGGGTAGGGCCATACAGCTTCGGGTGTAACGGCGGTAGGGGAGGCAGCGCTTGGGGAGGCAGAGCTTGGACCCGCTTTGTTATGACTATTCAATTCTTGCTTGACTTCTTCGGCCTCTGGAGCTGCGCTGGGATTAGGGTCTGGTCTGTCGGTCACAGCTGATGCGAAAAAATCGTCGTCTGTGAAAAGTAGGCAGTTGAAGGGGAAAATACCAGTAGCAGCAAAGCCACTGACtatgtttttctgtgtgaaGGAGAGTTGGGAGGCCTTTCCAACAAGTTGAGCGATGATAGAGATGCCAATCGTCTGTCCGGGGTTGCTGACCATCCAGTCATTGCAGGCGATGTTGTAGTAGTTTTTGAATGATATGTAGACTCTTCTGTCCAGTGGCTGTAGCTTTCCGCTGGTGTGGGGTGGCAAAGTCAGAACCGCTATCTCGTTATCTTTGTAGTACTGAATGGCCTGGATCGACACACGAGAAGAGTGGTTGTCTTCTATCAGCAATATGGGTCTCTCTTTTGTACAGCGGGCATGTTTCACAACGTGTTCGAGGACAAGCAGGAAGATATCAGATGTCATCCATCCTTTGGCAGAACCGCTACCGCCACTGCCTGGTGGTGTACCATTCATCAACTGGGAGCCAAATCTTTTCCTTGGGAAGACGAAGTAAGGTGGCAAGAAATTACCTTGAGCATTGATGGTGCAGCAGACTTTGGTCAGTTCGCCTCGCTCAGCAGAAGTCACTTGGCCCACCTGTTTGTGCCCCTTGGGTGCTATCACATTTGGTGGTCTCTGCACTGTTGTTGCCCCCGTCTCatctaagttataaatatcactAGGCTGAAACTTAAACTTGTTCATAACAGTCTCCAAGTTGTCATAGAACTCGTTTACAGTTGTTTTGTTGAATGCCGTGGCTCTGGCCAAGCTTGTTCCCTCCGCTTTGCGGATAGACAGGTCTGGGAAGCGTTTCATGTAAATGTAATACCAGTCTTTCCCCGTCATCTTTTTCTCATGCCATGTTGAGTGCACCTTCAATTGGTTCATCTTTGCAATTTCGAAAGCGAATTGGCGGACGTTGAGCCGTGTCAAACCATGGTGCATTTTGCATGCCTTTATCAAATAATCGTGAAGTTGCTGTTCAAGTTCATCAGTTAACACTTGACGGACTTGGTAATTCGGCTCAAATTTTAaagtcagctttttatcgtCCGACGCGTTGCGAGCCTTATTTACATATCGACGGAGTGTTGTCTCTGGGATCTCGTATTTTTTGGCAGCAGCCCGTTGTGAAAGCTTCAATTCCAGTACCGCGTTCATGGCAAGCTTCATACGCTCTGCTTCATTAGGCATTCTGCAAAAGaccaatatttaatgtttggggGATGTATCCTTTGTTACTGAACTTCTAGAACTTGTAGCCTAACCTGAACCGAGCTTAACCTAGAACCCCAGCCTAACCTGGGTGATCGAATTCCTAGATTAGTTCTACTTAGTGGTCTGAAGGGGGGGACAGGATGTCCCATGTTAGACTGGGACGAGATCATAAGAAATTATCCAAAATCTTTGGGGGCAGAAGCCTTAAACAGGCTGGTATGGAGGAGAAGTGTTCGCCAGTGTGTCGGTCTCAGGCGGCTTAAGGCTGCGACGAgtttgtagtagcagtagtagaagtcaAAACTATCATATAGGCTACCTACCGCGTGAAgtttatgaatttaaaaaatttcgggGTGCACCACTATACCCTCCACCAAAATGTGCCACTGTAGTCGAAATGCCCTCGTTTTATCCATTTTGTgaaccaaaatttgaaataatgacCGAGAGACAAACAGATGGCTGCACTATGTTTAGAAATGTTGGAGCTTCCAGATGAACTAATATTCGCCAGAATTTGACACTATTTGTAGCCTACAAACCTTAGCaaagtcaaaaaatattttccatttgtccaagattttatttttcaaagcacttaATCACATAACTCAAAAACTGCAATTgccccaaaaaattgaaaatggctgACGATCATAGACCATGTGACTGCCCTCATAGTGcgtatttttttagagtttaatcTAATTACAGGTGGCAGTGGGATCAAGTGCGCCACTGTAGCAGACTGTGCCACTCTCCCCTATACTCTAACTTCCATAATTTTCGTTGctcacttatttttatttattttttgaatttttgaatgaCTTGAAGGGTGATGTGTGGaggttttttttcgaaaatgttcaaatttgttttcctcATTGGCTAacatattatttcattttttatttttctatcagCGCTGATTTTTCAGATGTTTGTTAAAATTTAGGGGATCGATTGACCATCATATTCTAATTTACCAGCAATCCATGAATATGATTCTGGATAAACCAGgaacaataaacaatcaagactggctgtttcgaaaaaaaacctttatctTCCTCAAGTGTCTGTGACAGAAGTCTGAGCGGATTTTAGTGTCCGAATTTACGAGGAGATTGAATGCCTGAATTGGATTTTTCCAAGAATGGGGCTGAcaatttaattcgtaaattGATTGTTTTGCATCTGTTcccaaaatggaaaaaattggtTGAAGTTTTGGCAGTATTCATTTCCAGAAAGCTTTGGTGTGCCATCAGCTTAGGATCAGGGAAAACAAATGTCTTCTGAAAGTCATTATTCTCCAGAAAGCGTTATTCCTATTTCCTTGAGCTGTCGAGATTAGAATTTCCAGATTATACTTCCTTCTAGAGATATCTTAGGCTTCCAAATGGTTTCATCTCTGGAGTACTGTAATTACTTTTTAATTCTGCTTTCATTATTAATATGCATAGAGGCTAGAGAGAattta includes the following:
- the LOC136024578 gene encoding uncharacterized protein LOC136024578, whose translation is MPNEAERMKLAMNAVLELKLSQRAAAKKYEIPETTLRRYVNKARNASDDKKLTLKFEPNYQVRQVLTDELEQQLHDYLIKACKMHHGLTRLNVRQFAFEIAKMNQLKVHSTWHEKKMTGKDWYYIYMKRFPDLSIRKAEGTSLARATAFNKTTVNEFYDNLETVMNKFKFQPSDIYNLDETGATTVQRPPNVIAPKGHKQVGQVTSAERGELTKVCCTINAQGNFLPPYFVFPRKRFGSQLMNGTPPGSGGSGSAKGWMTSDIFLLVLEHVVKHARCTKERPILLIEDNHSSRVSIQAIQYYKDNEIAVLTLPPHTSGKLQPLDRRVYISFKNYYNIACNDWMVSNPGQTIGISIIAQLVGKASQLSFTQKNIVSGFAATGIFPFNCLLFTDDDFFASAVTDRPDPNPSAAPEAEEVKQELNSHNKAGPSSASPSAASPTAVTPEAVWPYPRAPPRNLPEGPRKRKKTIIATDTPVKDALEKEFMEREAKKKAKTSKINPKTKKAVVQKPVPKKTGCPT